In Thunnus maccoyii chromosome 3, fThuMac1.1, whole genome shotgun sequence, the following proteins share a genomic window:
- the rassf5 gene encoding ras association domain-containing protein 5 isoform X2 — MTVNTVLTPSMTSSNSMSSGYCSLDDESSEDFTFFTAKTSFFRKPKHAAKTHEAKEEEERGTKDLSEEEVRTRINAYNAQVSENGMKLASDGSYTGFIKVHLRLSRPVTVPAIEAESTEGASRQTGGRNRAPSEDHKGTDCGQSEKRTSFYLPSDCVKQLHISSVTTTRQVIEGLLKKFMVLDNPRKFALYRQTHRDGQDLFQKLPLYERPLLLRLIAGPDPQQLSFVLKENETGEVEWHAFSVPELQNFLVILEKEEAERVRTVENKYSVYRQRLQQALQKHDP, encoded by the exons ATGACTGTCAACACAGTGCTGACCCCCTCCATGACTAGCAGTAACAGTATGAGCAGCGGGTACTGCAGCCTGGACGATGAGAGCAGTGAAGACTTCACTTTCTTCACAGCCAAGACCTCGTTCTTCCGCAAGCCCAAGCATGCAGCGAAG ACGCATGAGgcaaaggaggaagaggagagagggacaAAAGACCTGTCGGAGGAAGAGGTGCGGACCAGGATAAATGCATATAACGCTCAAGTCTCTGAGAATGGCATGAAACTG GCTTCAGACGGATCTTACACAGGTTTCATTAAGGTCCATCTGAGGCTCAGTCGACCAGTCACAGTCCCCGCTATAGAGGCGGAGAGCACAGAGGGAGCATCCAGGCAGACGGGTGGCCGCAACCGAGCACCGTCAGAGGACCACAAAGGGACGGACTGTGGGCAGAGTGAGAAGAGAACATCCTTCTACCTACCAAGCGACTGTGTTAAGCAGCTCCACATCAGCTCTGTGACCACAACCAGACAGGTCATCGAGGGCTTGCTGAAGAAGTTCATGGTTTTGGACAATCCCCGCAAATTTGCATTGTACAGGCAGACGCACCGAGATGGGCAGG aTCTCTTCCAGAAGCTTCCTCTGTATGAGCGACCTCTTCTTCTGAGATTGATAGCAGGGCCTGACCcgcagcagctcagctttgtccttaaagaaaatgagactggagaggtggag TGGCATGCATTCTCTGTCCCTGAGCTACAAAACTTCCTGGTAATCCTGGAAAAGGAAGAGGCAGAGCGTGTGCGAACAGTGGAGAATAAATACTCTGTGTACCGACAGAGGCTACAGCAAGCCCTACAAAAACATGACCCCTGA